The DNA segment aagaaagacagaggaaaagagagagagagagagcaccAACGAATATTGGCGCCGCACAGCTAACGGTCCCTGTGGCGTACGTTAGTATATATCCCTTTGGGTTTGGTTGGTCGGTCCTACCTAGCTAGCTGCAACTTCAGTGCTACTTGTTAAACAATGCACagtaagtattattattattattattattatgggaAGGAACTAGGAACAGTGGAAGCAGTTTTTTAAGATTAATGCCGAAAGATAAGGGACACGTTGGGTGGCTTTAAGAAATTTAgatattgaaaattgaaaaaatgtttgtgacacTGAAAAAGTGAACTGGGTTGGGTTGTGGTGTGTTGGGGGCATCCTAGGGAAAATGCAAAAAGGTGTGTACTATTATACCACTGATAGAACATAACCTAGGGAAAACAAACAGTGTTTCTACTTTATACTTTATACTTTATACTATACTTCTCCAACCTCtgttctctcttttcttctgttGCACCTGCATCTGCACACCACCTGCGTTTCTCAACCCTATTAACTACTCTCTTTAttactgttttttcttttaagtcaaCTCTCTTTCAAATGTTCTTTTGTCTTTGGCTTCGACTATCACTTACTTTCTTTCTCAACTCATATATGTATAGTATGTATTCTAGCTGTGATCAAGATTAATCTCTCTcgtaaacaaaaacaaaatatcagtTGTTTGGGACACTGGAGTCTTTAAGTATTCCTTCACACTTAATCACTAGTATTTTTACATCACTTTCAATTTCGATTATCGTTTTAATTAGTCTTCTTTAAGTAATCTTTAAATAGACTTGATATTTGGACACTTAAGTCAGTTAatgaattcaattaattatcataatatagtttaaattttataataagtataatcatttatctttttatcttatttctgtatttataaattttaaaataaatatgtaattaagaTCGATCCAATTAAGATTCAAGAGTTCATAAACACATTTTATCttgttaaatattaaacatgCTGAATTTATAATCATAATTCTAATATGTGATTAGTGATGGTTTGTGTTTATATGTGACCAATGCATTGAAGAAGTATAACCGATGAAGGACTTAGAGGAAATTAAGTGTAAATGGTGATTCTGTAATTCGAGGAGTGTGTTGACCAAAAGTTTATATGGTTCACCCGTGTTCTTAATTTATGCTTTTGTTTTAATgcataataatgttattttgttaagaaaattgatttcatattaaatagatataacaaactgaaataatatataaaaatgaaaaatgaaaaccaGCTAAAAATTCactgaaaatggaaaaaaaaaaaaggaagatggACATTGTGAAAATTCATGTGATGAGTGACATAGTTTTGGTGGAAAGGCACGTGGAATGCATTTCACAGGCATGATGGGAAAGTTGTTGGACAAAAGAGCAATTCTTACACatttctaatttcattttagtTCCCATCTCCAAATTCcaatcaatcatcaattctATTAtcattctaattttattaataattaacattaacgttaacattcattttaatattaattaatattgagaTAAATCATAGATTGGATGACAAAAATACCTTCTTactttatatatagataaaatttgtgatataattattcatacgaatattttaatatcagatgcaattttatactatttgtatttgtgattatttattatttacaaaaatttaaatttaaaatttaatgtatattttattaaattaaattaaatttatattttattagattacatttgattatattcaatttaatttatattattttttatattttattttataattttatatatgatgTCTATACAggtatatgtaattttaaaatatttacaaatatttttaaaagataccATTAAATTACAACAcatgtatttatttacaaattaaatttgtatgtaaaTACTATTTATATTCGATCCaatctattattatttctatatataatttattgaaatagaCTGGTACCTAAATGTATTTATACTATCCCAAagttataaagtaatataacaattaaaataattaaagatatactttcattaatttaattgaatctcAATATACTTTAAACAGTTAATTTGATAATTGGTGTTAATGTTATTTACAATATGTATGTATCAAAATTTGTgtgattttcaattttgaaacttttgacaatattttaaatttttacacgtaatgtttttaaattaatttttatatatttcctttACATGTGTCAGTTTCAAAGCTGATaacatagttttaaaaaaaattaaattgatccaaaaatataaaacaaataaattttaaatcaaaacatGAAGACcaacttattaattaaataattaaaaaaacagtcAAAACATTATGTTATATTAATGATACctgatataattaataaattattgatatatgctcaaatataaataaataaatatatatagatgaaaagatgcataaataatagaaataatttttaagaaaacaaaacaaaaatataaaaaataaatagagtagttttctttaaaaaaaaaagaaaattatatatgcaaGTTATAACCCACCTCAGGGTGATGTTGGTTTCCAGCGagtgaataataaaatatatatggaaACAAAAACAAGTAACTGAATTGAACAAAGACAAAGCACAAAGGCAGAGGGACAAAACATCAGCGTCAggtcaaaaaaattaaaataaaaacaaaggttCTGTCTTCGTACCATTGGCGCGTGTCTTCCACGCTTCCTTAATAAATAACAACCCTTTCAAAAAGTAACTAAAAGGTGTTATTGtaccaaattttaatttcacactCATTAAGTGCACATTAAAGCTGCAAACTTTTGTCTGTGTTAATCTTCGCTTTGCCATCtcaatttataaaagtaattcaattattttttagaaaaattattttttaaacaaaattttgtcatgaaactttttttaaattaaatttatttttcaccgAGTTTAGAAcacttcaattattttttaaaccgAATTTAGAAcacttcaataaataaataaataaataactagtTTAATGCAttctaccaaaaaaataaactcTAAAGGCATAGAGTTTTATATTCTACCTCTAACTTTAACCTTTCCTTTATACCTTCATAGTACATGTGGAATTCAATTACCTACAAGGCTGTACCAAACTCCACATGTATTCACTTTACCCACAAGAAGataaacaagaaataataatttttagtgttgctttgagaaataaataaataaacaatgaaaaatagtttcatgggattcataaaaaaaaagacttatttcttaaattaatataaaatggagaAGGTGAATTTTCctattcttttaagttttgtagttttttggAAAATTGTAAACACTAAaaatttaagggttaaatatgtttttagtccctatattttgaggtgattttggttttagtccattttcaaactatggtacaatttagttcttcaactttagaaaactctgattttagttatttttaccaattttttttaacttcatttgttgtttcaagcacgtttcttagttaatattgaagcaaaaatgtgtcaaacagtgtaaacgatccaaatgctataatgaaacatgtttaaaacaacaaataaagttaaaaaaaattggtaaaaaaaactaaaaccagagttttctaaagttgaaggactaaattgtaccatagtttgaaaatgaactaaaaccaaaatcgcctcaaagtataaggactaaaaacatatttaacccttaaaatttaatattacgAAAATTAATCAAGTAAAATGTTAActtctaaataatataaaaacactctcttctactttatttttgttattgtatttGTTCACTCATGCAAACAAATAGGGTAGAATATATTCACTTTTCCCTCTCTTCTTTTAATCTTAATGAAActtttttcattctatttttattttgtcttttttttttcttttcactttcacTCCAATCCaacacaaataatatatatatatctatccATCTATcaatctctctctctatatatagatagatagatattcttcaatttcaatttttaaatatttttgtaatgataATTAAGCACTTAgagaatatataatatttttagttgtttaaatGCAATGAGAGGGTTGTGTGTGGAGAATATGCTGATGCCTAATGATTGGGCCACTTGCCAGAATCACACCCTTTGGTTGTATAAATTGGGCTTATTGAAGCAATTTTGTTATTTCGAAATCATTGTTGTAGTAGCAGTAATACACCCACTTGGGCTCCGTTAATAAACCTTTATTCTCTTTAATTAAAAGCAACTGGGCCAATTAAACACAGAACAAAAGTGAATCTAACACTCTATCAAGGTTTTTTTCAATAGGATGATGTTTATTCATGTATGTATGTTACTTCCCATCCATTTTCGAATCAATTctttagaatatatattttttactcttaAAAATCTCTTaccaaatgaaaagaaataatgcaAGAAACTTGTAAAGTAAAAGAGTCACTCTgcactttattttttacaatttgataaaaattatagtAAATGTATTATTAGGGAATATAAGTTATTTAGATAGTGTAATCATTGGACAAGTAAATGGAAAAGTAAAAGGATAatagttataaaagtaaaataatattgtatttaagaaatataaaagtgaTATCAATTCTTATACGATTTAACATTAAacgagattttgagaagaaaaaatgtaCGAAAAAAAATCAACACAGCATGACATCATCTAATGTCTCATATATTTGTTTACTTTATCTCATTTTGTGAAAATAGCTATAGGTACTGTTTATGATGACTCGGTGCACCATGATTTAGCCGTTGATTATTAGTGTATTAAAAGCCAGAACGTGTCCATTTCAAAGCCATTCAACCACAACTTTAGGCTCTCACAggtaaaagaaatcaaaatatcTATGATTGATGCCTTTCATAGTTTATGCTCTGTACtctttcaatattattataagCATGAGATTGAGGTGTTCACAACACAGGGAAAAGCATATTTGTCTGATTCAACTATTTCAACTgcataaaagttataattaaaagcctttttattttttgttgaagtCATAGCATGTAATTGAATGTGTATAGTAGATGTGGTTCTGCTAAGATTGGAGGCAGAGTTTGAATGAAAAGGTACAAACGTCTCAAATTGTCTTTTGCAATGGTGAAGCTGTCAACCACATCACTGTTGCCAATGACCATCCATAAATCTGCAGGACTGATCCTTCTCATGCTTCCACGGCAAAAGGGACATGACTCTGATCTCATGTACCTGAATTTTTCATCTGTTACATTTTGCACTCACAAGACATAACACTTACTTTTATATCCTACCATAACATTATCTCATTCaacattatattaagaaataaaatttaaacttgaCTCAATTCTATAAAACCAGTCTGTAACTGGAAACTAGTCTTATTTTAGTCaatattaatcatataaatgcatgtttttatcaAGAGTAAATGGTTTATGCAGTAGTTATAAATCGTTCGTTTCAGAAAGATCATGGTTTCTGTAAGTTCTttcataaatgaataataacCAAATTGAATGATGTTATCTTGGTATATCATGATGACATTAAGGGCTTGTTTGGAGAAATTTTTTCATGAATAGTTtagtaaaaaattgatttatttctaTTATGTTTTCTCATTTATGGAAAAAAGAAGTTATCAGAATAGGCAAAGGAATTTAATTCTGTTGTGGCATCTGACAGTACCAATCATGGAAGCAACTTATGCAGAAGGAATGTCCACAGTTTGGCAGAACCATCTTCATGTTGTTTTCCATGCATATGCCACATTCTTCATCTCCCTCTAAATCTTTACTTTGGACCTTTTCAAGCCTCTTTCTGTTCACTTCTGCATAACTGTGTCTTCGATCATTGTTAAACTCGCCTTGAAGCAACCTTAATGAAGGGTATATAACAGCTGCAAAAGCATGCCATCATCCTCAAAGGTTGATTCACAGTTCAAGAGAAAAAAGGCACCAACAAAACCAGatacatacatataaatatgtaacataacattaaaacataccATAAAATTCCTTTATAGTTGCTTTCCTTTCATTTGAGGAAATAGATGGTATTCCATCAGCGTATACCTGGACTAAGACAAAAGAAACATAGCTAATTCATTTGCATTTCCATCACAAAAGGGTGGGGAAAGTATACAAAAGagtga comes from the Vigna radiata var. radiata cultivar VC1973A chromosome 2, Vradiata_ver6, whole genome shotgun sequence genome and includes:
- the LOC106755936 gene encoding E3 ubiquitin-protein ligase RNF8 isoform X2 — its product is MKLSYSPFAPLFLHLIQWLDLSCTDTLPVYLGLLHILIFNVYADGIPSISSNERKATIKEFYAVIYPSLRLLQGEFNNDRRHSYAEVNRKRLEKVQSKDLEGDEECGICMENNMKMVLPNCGHSFCISCFHDWYMRSESCPFCRGSMRRISPADLWMVIGNSDVVDSFTIAKDNLRRLYLFIQTLPPILAEPHLLYTFNYML
- the LOC106755936 gene encoding peroxisome biogenesis factor 10 isoform X1, which produces MWQNQANHSSYSGSVKALEDDIQHANSLALSLPGDCDGNCFQMKLSYSPFAPLFLHLIQWLDLSCTDTLPVYLGLLHILIFNVYADGIPSISSNERKATIKEFYAVIYPSLRLLQGEFNNDRRHSYAEVNRKRLEKVQSKDLEGDEECGICMENNMKMVLPNCGHSFCISCFHDWYMRSESCPFCRGSMRRISPADLWMVIGNSDVVDSFTIAKDNLRRLYLFIQTLPPILAEPHLLYTFNYML